In a single window of the Lynx canadensis isolate LIC74 chromosome E2, mLynCan4.pri.v2, whole genome shotgun sequence genome:
- the ZSCAN1 gene encoding zinc finger and SCAN domain-containing protein 1, whose amino-acid sequence MLPLARALASPRSPQTPALREQDRAPQLAGPGDTEAWRLRFRQFQYRVAGGPHRALGQLWMLCRQWLRPEAHSKEQMLELLVLEQFLGALPSKMRTWVQSQGPRTCREAASLVEDLTQMSQQEVLVSLTDHQDGSISEEEDGKNQKDPCQVSPGPLAPCSYIPRAPRASASELGLPQEGEWLQPAQPQRSPHTRAGAEASCTLGSLGLQPPSMKADRLRMLQHGVPSAACPGLGCLPVKPSVWDEPPCGQVRDRALENRHCLPRLAQDTPQAEGSAWQAGAAPRDTVLQGTAGQGPAPEKPLHPRPQPSLVADLTLPSAQSSSPQKGLGDRDASSTHLPLLKDTKASPEESGRPAVAPSSGSSAAPPVPPGTRPFACAECGEVFTWVTHFMEHQKRHLEEGPFSCPECGKTFLHASVLGEHRKIHLLEPLPKRPRRSGGEEPGEADPQEAPSGRREPSGRERPFECGVCGKAFPWMVHLLDHQKLHATQRLGTRHVSGCRRACRLPRVTATHEGLVLRGDPEPTASPGCRRACRLPRVTTNLCELVQRSDLGPAIPAAASPG is encoded by the exons ATGCTCCCGCTGGCCAGAGCCCTCGCCTCCCCCAGGAGTCCCCAGACCCCGGCCCTGAGGGAGCAGGACAGGGCCCCTCAGCTGGCCGGCCCTGGGGATACCGAGGCCTGGCGCCTGCGTTTCCGACAGTTCCAGTACCGCGTGGCAGGAGGGCCACACCGCGCGCTGGGCCAGCTCTGGATGCTGTGCCGCCAGTGGCTGCGGCCCGAGGCGCACTCCAAGGAGCAGATGCTGGAGCTGCTGGTGCTGGAGCAGTTCCTGGGTGCGCTGCCCAGCAAGATGAGGACCTGGGTGCAGTCGCAGGGCCCTCGCACCTGCAGGGAGGCCGCTAGCCTGGTGGAGGACCTCACACAGATGTCGCAGCAGGAAG TTCTGGTATCTCTCACCGACCACCAGGACGGGAGCATCAGCGAGGAGGAAGACGGGAAGAACCAGAAAGACCCATGCCAGGTGAGCCCAGGGCCCCTGGCTCCATGCTCCTACATTCCCAGGGCACCACGGGCATCA GCATCGGAGCTGGGGCTCCCCCAGGAGGGCGAGTGGCTGCAGCCTGCCCAGCCCCAGCGGAGTCCCCACACCAGGGCGGGGGCCGAGGCATCCTGCACCCTGGGCTCACTCG GGCTTCAGCCTCCCAGCATGAAGGCAGACAGACTGAGGATGCTGCAGCATGGGGTCCCTTCAGCAGCCTGCCCAG GCCTGGGCTGCTTGCCTGTGAAGCCTAGTGTCTGGGATGAGCCTCCCTGTGGGCAGGTCCGGGACAGAGCCCTCGAAAACAGGCACTGTCTCCCCAGGCTGGCCCAGGACACTCCCCAGGCCGAAGGGAGTGCCTGGCAGGCAGGGGCTGCCCCCAGGGACACTGTGCTTCAGGGCACTGCGGGCCAAGGGCCTGCTCCGGAGAAGCCCCTGCACCCGCGCCCTCAGCCCAGCCTGGTTGCAGACCTCACCCTCCCAAGTGCTCAGAGCAGTAGTCCCCAAAAGGGACTTGGGGACCGTGATGCCAGCAGCACCCACCTGCCCTTACTCAAGGACACCAAAGCCTCCCCCGAAGAGTCAGGGCGACCGGCTGTTGCCCCCTCCTCCGGGAGCTCAGCGGCGCCGCCAGTCCCCCCAGGGACGCGGCCCTTCGCGTGCGCCGAATGCGGGGAGGTCTTCACCTGGGTCACCCACTTCATGGAGCACCAAAAGCGCCACCTGGAAGAGGGGCCCTTCTCGTGTCCCGAGTGCGGCAAAACCTTCCTGCACGCCTCTGTCCTGGGGGAGCATCGGAAGATCCACCTGCTGGAGCCGCTGCCCAAGAGGCCCCGCCGGAGCGGGGGCGAGGAGCCAGGAGAGGCCGACCCCCAGGAAGCG CCCTCGGGCCGCCGCGAGCCCTCCGGTCGCGAGCGGCCCTTCGAGTGCGGCGTCTGCGGGAAGGCCTTCCCCTGGATGGTCCACCTCCTCGACCACCAGAAGCTGCACGCCACGCA GCGACTCGGGACACGCCACGTCTCTGGGTGTCGCCGCGCCTGCCGCTTACCCCGAGTGACAGCGACCCACGAAGGGCTCGTCCTGCGGGGCGACCCGGAACCTACCGCGTCTCCCGGCTGTCGCCGCGCCTGCCGCTTACCCCGGGTGACAACGAACCTCTGCGAACTCGTCCAGCGGAGTGACCTGGGACCCGCCATCCCCGCCGCCGCGTCCCCCGGGTGA
- the ZNF135 gene encoding zinc finger protein 135, which produces MTAGLLTAGAPEQVTFEDVVVDFTQEEWGQLEPAQRTLYRDVMLETFRLLVSVDLETRPQTKVSTPTQDITEGIRTSALAERFLWDSLRYSEGDDAEGCRRQSRESHVVKTPMQQQQQQQGDGFGGSFSLSPRFPTQPMTPERQGLHVPGTRGGRGKPDPGLLGEQRTHAKAKPYECQACGKAFGHSSALLEHHRTHTGERPYECPECGKGFRNSSALTKHQRIHTGEKPYRCPQCGKTFNQIAPLVQHQRTHTGEKPYECGECGKAFSFRSSFSQHERTHTGEKPYECGQCGKAFRQSIHLSQHVRVHTGERPYRCGDCGKAFGHSSSLTKHQRIHTGEKPYECRECGKAFTQITPLVQHQRTHTGERPYECGDCGKAFSQSTLLTEHRRIHTGERPYGCHECGKTFSHSSSLSQHERTHTGEKPYECGQCGKAFRQSTHLTQHQRVHTGERPYECGDCGKAFGHSSSLTKHQRIHTGEKPYECRECGRAFSQLAPLVQHQRTHTGERPYECNACGRAFSQSSLLVEHQRIHTKEKPYGCNECGKCFSHSSSLSQHERTHTGEKPYECQDCGKSFRQSTHLTQHRRIHTGEKPYECRDCGKAFTHSSSLTKHQRTHTG; this is translated from the exons atgaCTGCTGGGCTCCTCACTGCCGGGGCCCCG GAGCAAGTGACCTTTGAGGACGTGGTTGTGGACTTCACCCAGGAGGAGTGGGGGCAGCTGGAGCCCGCCCAGAGGACGCTGTACCGCGATGTGATGCTGGAGACCTTCAGGCTCCTGGTCTCCGTGG atctGGAAACCAGACCCCAAACCAAAGTGTCCACCCCAACCCAAGACATCACTGAAGGAATACGTACCAGTGCCCTGGCAGAAAGGTTCCTGTGGGATAGTCTGCGGTACTCAGAGGGTGACGATGCAGAGGGCTGCCGCAGACAGAGTCGAGAGAGCCATGTGGTGAAGACACCcatgcagcagcagcagcagcagcagggggaTGGGTTTGGGGGAAGCTTCAGTCTGAGCCCCCGCTTCCCAACTCAGCCAATGACTCCAGAAAGGCAAGGCCTCCACGTGCCAGGGAcgcgcggggggagggggaagccagACCCAGGGCTCCTCGGCGAGCAGAGAACACACGCGAAAGCGAAGCCCTACGAATGTCAGGCGTGCGGCAAGGCCTTCGGTCACAGCTCGGCACTCCTCGAGCACCACCGAACGCACACGGGAGAGCGGCCTTACGAGTGTCCCGAATGCGGGAAAGGCTTCCGAAACAGCTCGGCGCTCACCAAACACCAGAGGATCCACACCGGCGAGAAACCTTACCGGTGCCCCCAGTGTGGGAAGACCTTCAACCAGATCGCCCCGCTGGTCCAGCACCAGAGGACCCACACGGGCGAGAAGCCGTACGAGTGCGGCGAGTGCGGCAAGGCCTTCAGCTTCCGCTCGTCCTTCAGCCAGCACGAGCGCACGCACACCGGGGAGAAGCCGTACGAGTGCGGCCAGTGCGGCAAGGCCTTCCGCCAGAGCATCCACCTCAGCCAGCACGTGCGGGTCCACACCGGCGAGAGGCCGTACCGCTGCGGGGACTGCGGCAAGGCCTTCGGCCACAGCTCGTCCCTGACCAAGCACCAGCGCATCcacacgggcgagaagccctACGAGTGCCGCGAGTGCGGCAAGGCCTTCACGCAGATCACGCCGCTCGTGCAGCACCAGAGGACGCACACGGGCGAGCGGCCGTACGAGTGCGGCGACTGCGGCAAGGCCTTCAGCCAGAGCACGCTGCTCACCGAGCACCGCAGGATCCACACGGGCGAGCGGCCCTACGGCTGCCACGAGTGCGGGAAGACCTTCAGCCACAGCTCGTCCCTCAGCCAGCACGAGCGCACGCACACCGGGGAGAAGCCGTACGAGTGCGGCCAGTGCGGCAAGGCCTTCCGCCAGAGCACGCACCTCACCCAGCACCAGAGGGTCCACACCGGGGAGAGGCCGTACGAGTGCGGCGACTGCGGCAAGGCCTTCGGCCACAGCTCGTCCCTGACCAAGCACCAGCGCATCcacacgggcgagaagccctACGAGTGCCGCGAGTGCGGCCGGGCCTTCAGCCAGCTGGCCCCGCTCGTCCAGCACCAGAGGACGCACACGGGCGAGCGGCCGTACGAGTGTAACGCGTGCGGCAGGGCCTTCAGCCAGAGCTCCCTCCTCGTGGAACACCAGAGGATCCACACCAAGGAGAAGCCCTACGGCTGCAACGAGTGCGGAAAATGCTTCAGTCACAGCTCATCGCTCAGCCAGCACGAGCGCACGCACACTGGGGAGAAGCCCTACGAGTGTCAGGACTGTGGGAAATCGTTCAGGCAGAGCACCCACCTCACGCAGCACCGGCGGATCCACACGGGAGAGAAGCCGTATGAGTGCAGGGACTGCGGGAAGGCCTTCACACACAGCTCGTCCCTCACCAAGCACCAGAGAACTCATACCGGGTAG